DNA from Rhizobacter sp. J219:
AGTACGCGCGCAATCTGCGCGTCGCCTGCGCGACCGAGGTCAAGCGCCTGAAGGCCGAAGGTGCCGGTGGCCACGCCAAGCTGGCCAACATGCGTCTGGCCCGTCGCTGGCTGCACCGTGACGCCGACAAGATCCCGAGCCATGTGAAGGCGGCAGTCGAAAGCGCCCGCGACCAGAGCCCCGCCCTGGTCAAGCTCGTGGCGATGCGCGAAGAACTGCGCTCGCTGTGGACCCGCACCAATGTGTCGGCTGAGCAACTGGTGGCTGATCTGCAGGCCTGGTGCAAGAAGGCGGAAGAGAGCGGCATTGCCACCCTGCAAGAGTTCGCCTTGAAGTTGCGCGCTGCCCACGCTTGAGGCCTTCGGCCGAAATACGAAGGCGGGCCCGCGTTGCGGGCCCTTCTTTTTGGGGCAACAAAAAACCCGCCGGAGCGGGTTCTTGATTGAAGCAAGGCTGAATTACTTCAGCTTCGTTTCCTTGTACATCACGTGCTTGCGCGCCTTGGGATCGAACTTCATGATTTCGATCTTCTCGGGCGTGGTCTTCTTGTTCTTGTCGGTCGTGTAGAAGTGACCGGTGCCGGCTGACGATTCCAGCTTGATCTTTTCGCGTCCACCTTTTGCCATGATCGGCTCCTAACTTAGATTTCGCCGCGGGCGCGCAGGTCGGCGACGACTTGCTCGATGCCCACCTTGTCGATCAGGCGCAGAGCCGCATTGGAGATGCGCAGGCGCACCCAGCGGTTTTCGTTTTCGAGCCAAAACCGGCGATATTGCAGGTTGGGCAGGAAACGGCGCTTGGTCTTGTTGTTGGCGTGGGAAACGTTGTTGCCCACCATCGGGCCCTTGCCCGTGACTTGACAGACGCGTGCCATGACGCTTCTCCGTGTGATCTGTTTAACTGGAGCCGAGGTTGCACAAGGAATGCGCAGCCGGTTTCGGCAAAGACGACGAGTATAGCCCGCTTTTCTTTGCCTGCCTACCCTGGCGCTGCGACCTCTGTCAATGCCCGAGGAAACGCTGGGCATCCAGCGCGGCCATGCAGCCCGTGCCGGCGCTGGTGATGGCCTGGCGGTAGATGTGATCCTGCACGTCGCCGGCGGCGAAGACCCCGGGCACGCTGGTCATCGTGGCCATGCCGTTCAGGCCGCTCTGGGTGACGATGTAGCCGTCCTTCATCTCCAGCTGGCCCTTGAAGATGTCGGTGTTGGGTTGGTGGCCGATGGCGATGAAGCAGCCCTTGACGTCGATCTGGCTTGTGGTGCCGTTCTGGGTGCTCTTGATGCGCACGCCGGTCACGCCGGAGGCATCGCCCAGCACTTCGTCGAGCGTTTGCCAGAGGTGGAGTTGCATCTTGCCGGCGGCGACCTTCTCCATCAGCTTGTCGATCAAGATGGCCTCGGCGCGGAACTTGTCGCGGCGGTGGATCAGGTGCACCTTGCTGGCGATGTTCGACAGATACAGCGCCTCTTCGACGGCAGTGTTGCCTCCACCGACGACGCAGACCTCCTGCCCTCGATAGAAGAACCCATCGCAGGTGGCGCAGCCGCTGACACCACGGCCCATGAAGCTTTCTTCCGACGGCAGGCCCAGGTACTTGGCCGAAGCGCCGGTCGCGATGATCAGCGCGTCGCAGGTGTAGGTGCCCGAGTCGCCCTTGAGGGTGAACGGGCGCTTCGAGAAGTCAACGGTGTTGATGTGATCGAACACGATCTGCGTGTTGAAACGCTCGGCGTGCTGCAGGAAGCGCTGCATCAGCTCAGGCCCTTGCACGCCCATCACGTCGGCCGGCCAGTTGTCGACCTCGGTCGTGGTCATCAGCTGTCCGCCCTGGGCGATGCCGGTCACGAGCATGGGTTTCAAGTTGGCGCGTGCAGCGTAGATGGCGGCGGTGTAGCCCGCGGGGCCGGAGCCGAGGATAAGGACCTGGGCGTGTTGGGTGTTGTTCTGTGTCATGGCGGATCAGGAGGGCAAAACAGCGAGAAGGCGCCAGTCTGACATGGGGTTGACGCCGACTGGCATCAATTCATGTAATGGAGACAATTGCGCATATGCTATGAAAACGTTAGTTTTCCACGTTTAGATTTCACGGGCTGCGCATTCCACAACAAGGAGGTTCTCCGATGGCCATGTTGTCCAATCTGGACTTGATCCGACGCGTGCCGCTGTTTTCCCTGCTGACCAATGAGCAGGCCACGGCGATCGCCGACAGCGTGGTGAAGCGCCGTTTCCGCCGTGGCGAGATCATCGTCGAGCATGGCAAGAAGTCGAACGCGCTGTTCATTCTGCTCACCGGCCGCGCACGCGTGCTGACGTCCGACTCCCGCGGCCGCGAGGTCATTCTGGCCGTGCTGCACCCGGGCAACTACGTCGGTGAGATGAGCCTGATCGACAACGAACCGCACTCGGCCACCGTGCGCGCCGAGGTGCAGACCGACATGCTGATCCTGGGCCGCGCCGAATTTGCGCGGTGCCTGCCTGAGAACTCCAGCCTGTCCTACGCCATCATGCGTGGCCTGGTGCAGCGTCTGCGCAGTGCCGACCGCCAGATCGAGTCGCTGGCCCTGCTCGATGTGTATGGTCGTGTCGCTCGCTCGCTGCTCGACATGGCCGAAGACGACGGCGATGTGAAGATCATCCGCAACAAAGTGTCGCGCCAAGACATGGCAAAAATCGTCGGCGCTTCGCGCGAGATGGTCAGCCGCGTCATGAAGGACCTGGAAGACCGCGGCATGGTCGAGACCCAGGAAAACGGCTCGGTCATCATCAAGGAACGCCTCACCGGCTGACCTCTGCGGTTGGCTCGCCTCGTGGGGCGATTCAGCACGGCCGCCCCGGTGCTTCGGCCACAATGGCTGCATGACGTTTCCCCTCGGATCGCTACGCCCTGAAGGCGGGTCGGCGGCCTCGGCTGCCGGCACCTACACCCGCGACGGCGGTGCTGCTTCTCATTCCCCCATCACGCCCGTCGGGCTGCGGGCACGCTTCGGTGTGCTGGTGGGCGGCGTGCTGTGGTTGCTCGCACTGATCGCGCTGGCCACGCACAACGCGGCCGACGCCGCCTTCTCGACTTCCGGCAGCGGCGCCGTGCCGCTCAACAAGATCGGCGCGCTAGGGGCACGCTTCTCCGACATCGCGTTCGTGCTCTTCGGCTACTCGGCGTGGTGGGGCATGTTGATCAGCCTGCGCGCCTGGTTGAGCGCGCTGGCGCGTGTGCTGCGCGGCGGCGAGCCGCTGCAGGGTCAGCGCCCGCAACCGCCGCTTTGGATGTTCTGGGTAGGCGTTGCGTTGCTGATGTGCGCGAGCACCGCGCTCGAATGGACGCGCCTCTACCAGTTTGAGCCACATGTGGCCGGTGGCAACGCTGGCGGTGTGCTGGGCTACCTGCTGGGGCCGATCAGCCAGCGCTGGCTCGGCTTCGCCGGCTCGGGCGTGCTGTGGATCGCGATGCTGGTCGCAGGCCTAGCGCTGGCGTTTCGCTTCTCATGGCTGCGCACCGCCGAAGGCATCGGCCAGTGGGTCGATTCGCTGCGCGAGAAGCGCGTCGAGCGCATCGAGCGCGCCGAAGATCAGCGCATCGGCGAACGTGCCGTGCGCGAGCGCGAGCACGTGGTCGAAGTTGAGCACCAACTGCACGAAGAGCATGTGCCCATCGTGATCGAGACGCCGGTGATCGAGGTGCCGAAGTCCGAGCGCGTGGTGAAGGAGCGACAGAAGCCGCTCTTCACCGAACTGGCCGACACCAAACTGCCTCAGGTCGACCTGCTCGATGCTGCGCCCGGCCGCCAGGAGACGGTGACGCCCGAGACGCTCGAGATGACCTCGCGGCTCATCGAGAAGAAGCTGAAGGACTTCGGCGTCGAGGTGCGCGTGGTCGCGGCCTCGCCGGGTCCGGTGATCACGCGCTACGAGATCGAGCCGGCCACCGGGGTGAAGGGCGCGCAGATCGTCAACCTCGCGAAGGACCTGGCGCGCTCCTTGAGCCTCGTCAGCATCCGCGTCGTCGAGGTGATCCCGGGCAAGAACTACATGGCGCTGGAGTTGCCCAACGCCAAGCGCCAGACCATCCGCCTCTCCGAAATCCTCGGCTCGCAGGTCTACAACGACGCCGCCTCGCAGCTCACCATGGGCCTGGGCAAGGACATCATCGGCGCCCCCGTCGTGGCGGACCTCGCGAAGATGCCGCACTGCCTCGTGGCCGGTACCACCGGTTCGGGCAAGTCGGTGGGCATCAACGCGATGATCCTGTCGCTGCTCTACAAGGCCGAAGCACGCGACGTGCGGCTCATCCTCATCGACCCGAAGATGCTGGAGATGAGCGTGTACGAGGGCATTCCGCACCTGCTGGCGCCCGTCGTGACGGACATGAAGCAGGCCGGCAACGCGCTCAACTGGTGTGTGGGCGAGATGGAGCGGCGCTACAAGCTGATGAGCAAGCTGGGCGTGCGCAATCTCGCCGGCTACAACAAGAAGATCGCCGAAGCGGTCGAGCGTGGCGAGAGCCTGCCCAACCCGTTCAGCCTTACACCCGAGCAGCCCGAGCCGCTGGAGCGATTGCCCTTCATCGTGGTGGTGATCGACGAGCTGGCCGACCTGATGATGGTGGTCGGCAAGAAGATTGAAGAACTCATCGCCCGCCTCGCGCAGAAGGCACGCGCGGCCGGCATCCACCTGATCCTCGCCACGCAGCGCCCGAGCGTCGACGTGATCACTGGCCTCATCAAGGCCAACATTCCCACACGCTTGAGCTTCCAGGTCAGCAGCAAGATCGACAGCCGCACCATCCTCGACCAGATGGGCGCCGAAGCGTTGCTCGGCATGGGCGACATGCTCTACATGGCCTCGGGCACCGGCCTGCCGGTGCGTGTGCACGGCGCCTTCGTGAGTGACGACGAGGTGCACCGTGTCGTCGACTACCTCAAGCAGCAGGGCGAGCCCAACTACATCGAAGGCATCTTGGAAGGCGGCACGCTCGATGGCGAAGGCGACCCGAGCACCGCCGACATGCCTGGCGGCGGCAATGGCCAAGGCGGCGAAAACGACCCGATGTACGACCAGGCCGTGGCCGTGGTGCTGCAGCACCGCCGCGCCTCGATCTCGCTGGTGCAGCGCCATTTGCGCATCGGCTACAACCGCGCAGCCAGACTCCTGGAACAAATGGAGAAATCCGGCCTCGTAAGTGCCATGTCCACCAATGGCAACCGCGACATCATCGTCCCGGCCCGCAGCGAATGAAGAAGATTCTTGTCTCGACGTTGCTGATGGTTGCTGCCGTCGCAGCTCACGCGCAATCCACCGTCGACACGCTGAAGGAGTTCGTGCGCGACGTGAAGACCGGCCGCGCCGAGTTCACGCAGACCGTCACCTCGCCGGATGGCGCGAAGAAGAAGACCTCGAGTGGGAAGTTCGAGTTCTCGCGGCCGAACCGTTTCCGGTTCACCTACCTCAAGCCCTTCGAGCAGCTGATCGTTGCCGACGGCCAGAAGGTCTGGATCTACGACGCCGACTTGAACCAGGCCAGTTCGCGCAAGTTCAGCCAGGCGCTCGGATCGACCCCTGCCGCGCTGCTGGCCGGTGGGTCCTTGGAGAAGGACTTCGACCTCGCTGCCCAGCCCTCAAAGGATGGCCTCGACTGGGTCGAAGCCACGCCCAAGGCGAAGGACGGCAGCTTCAAGTCCGTGCGCGTGGGTTTCAAGGGCAAGACCTTGAGCGCCATCGAAGTGGTCGACGCGTTCAACCAGCGCTCGCTGCTGCAATTCAGCCAGTTCGTGGCCAACGAGCCGATCAAGGCCGAGACCTTCGTCTTCACCGTGCCCAAGGGCGCCGACGTCATCGAGCAGTGAAGCGCAGGGGCATGCCCCCGCTGCGACAATTCGCCGATGGATTCGTTGCAGTTGCCCCTGGGAGACGATGAGCCGCAGGCTCCGCTGGCCGAGCGCCTGCGCCCCAAGACGCTGGCAGAAGTGATCGGCCAGCAGCACCTGCTCGGCGAAGGCAAGCCGCTGCGCGTGGCCTTCGAGTCAGGGCGCCTGCACTCGATGATCCTCTGGGGCCCGCCCGGCGTCGGCAAGACGACCCTCGCGCGCCTGATGGCCGATGGTTTCGAGGCCCAGTTCATCCAGATCTCGGCCGTGCTCGGTGGCGTGAAGGACATCCGCGAAGCCGTCGAGCGAGCGCAGGTCGCACAGGGCACGGGCAAGCGCACGGTCGTGTTCGTCGACGAAGTGCACCGCTTCAACAAGGCGCAGCAAGACGCCTTCCTGCCGCACGTGGAGTCTGGCCTCTTCACCTTCATCGGTGCCACCACCGAGAACCCTTCGTTCGAGGTCAACTCGGCCCTGCTCTCGCGGGCCACGGTGCATGTGCTGAAGTCGCTCACCGACGAGGACATGACGCAGCTGCTCGCCCGCGCCCGCGAGCTGCTGGCCGCGCCTTCTCTCACGGACCCCGCCCGCGACCGCCTCATCGGCTACGCCGACGGCGATGCGCGCCGCCTGCTCAATGCCTACGAGAACCTGGTGCGCATGGCCGCCCAGGCCGACACCCTCGACGAGGCGCAACTCGAACGCTCGCTCGGCGAGCAGCTGCGCCGCTACGACAAAGGCGGCGAGCAGTTCTACGACACCATCTCGGCGCTTCACAAGGCCGTGCGCGGCAGCGACCCCGATGCCGCGCTCTACTGGTTCGTGCGCATGCTCGATGGTGGCGTGGACCCCCGCTATGCCGCACGTCGCCTCGTGCGCATGGCCAGTGAAGACATCGGCCTGGCCGACCCCCGCGCGCTGCGCATGGCGCTCGATGCGGCCGAGACCTACGAACGCCTGGGCAGCCCCGAGGGCGAGCTGGCCCTGGCGCAGGCGGTGGTCTTCCTGGCGATGGCGCCCAAATCGAACGCGGTCTACACCGCCTACAACGCCGTGCGTGCATTCATCGCGAAGGACGGCACCCGCGCGGTGCCGCTCCACCT
Protein-coding regions in this window:
- the trxB gene encoding thioredoxin-disulfide reductase → MTQNNTQHAQVLILGSGPAGYTAAIYAARANLKPMLVTGIAQGGQLMTTTEVDNWPADVMGVQGPELMQRFLQHAERFNTQIVFDHINTVDFSKRPFTLKGDSGTYTCDALIIATGASAKYLGLPSEESFMGRGVSGCATCDGFFYRGQEVCVVGGGNTAVEEALYLSNIASKVHLIHRRDKFRAEAILIDKLMEKVAAGKMQLHLWQTLDEVLGDASGVTGVRIKSTQNGTTSQIDVKGCFIAIGHQPNTDIFKGQLEMKDGYIVTQSGLNGMATMTSVPGVFAAGDVQDHIYRQAITSAGTGCMAALDAQRFLGH
- a CDS encoding replication-associated recombination protein A, whose translation is MDSLQLPLGDDEPQAPLAERLRPKTLAEVIGQQHLLGEGKPLRVAFESGRLHSMILWGPPGVGKTTLARLMADGFEAQFIQISAVLGGVKDIREAVERAQVAQGTGKRTVVFVDEVHRFNKAQQDAFLPHVESGLFTFIGATTENPSFEVNSALLSRATVHVLKSLTDEDMTQLLARARELLAAPSLTDPARDRLIGYADGDARRLLNAYENLVRMAAQADTLDEAQLERSLGEQLRRYDKGGEQFYDTISALHKAVRGSDPDAALYWFVRMLDGGVDPRYAARRLVRMASEDIGLADPRALRMALDAAETYERLGSPEGELALAQAVVFLAMAPKSNAVYTAYNAVRAFIAKDGTRAVPLHLRNAPTKLMKDLDYGRDYRYAHNEAGGFAAGENYWPDKLAPQRFYQPVDRGLELKIGERLQELRRLNDEARAQASEGSERKKR
- a CDS encoding DNA translocase FtsK, which encodes MTFPLGSLRPEGGSAASAAGTYTRDGGAASHSPITPVGLRARFGVLVGGVLWLLALIALATHNAADAAFSTSGSGAVPLNKIGALGARFSDIAFVLFGYSAWWGMLISLRAWLSALARVLRGGEPLQGQRPQPPLWMFWVGVALLMCASTALEWTRLYQFEPHVAGGNAGGVLGYLLGPISQRWLGFAGSGVLWIAMLVAGLALAFRFSWLRTAEGIGQWVDSLREKRVERIERAEDQRIGERAVREREHVVEVEHQLHEEHVPIVIETPVIEVPKSERVVKERQKPLFTELADTKLPQVDLLDAAPGRQETVTPETLEMTSRLIEKKLKDFGVEVRVVAASPGPVITRYEIEPATGVKGAQIVNLAKDLARSLSLVSIRVVEVIPGKNYMALELPNAKRQTIRLSEILGSQVYNDAASQLTMGLGKDIIGAPVVADLAKMPHCLVAGTTGSGKSVGINAMILSLLYKAEARDVRLILIDPKMLEMSVYEGIPHLLAPVVTDMKQAGNALNWCVGEMERRYKLMSKLGVRNLAGYNKKIAEAVERGESLPNPFSLTPEQPEPLERLPFIVVVIDELADLMMVVGKKIEELIARLAQKARAAGIHLILATQRPSVDVITGLIKANIPTRLSFQVSSKIDSRTILDQMGAEALLGMGDMLYMASGTGLPVRVHGAFVSDDEVHRVVDYLKQQGEPNYIEGILEGGTLDGEGDPSTADMPGGGNGQGGENDPMYDQAVAVVLQHRRASISLVQRHLRIGYNRAARLLEQMEKSGLVSAMSTNGNRDIIVPARSE
- a CDS encoding Crp/Fnr family transcriptional regulator; translated protein: MAMLSNLDLIRRVPLFSLLTNEQATAIADSVVKRRFRRGEIIVEHGKKSNALFILLTGRARVLTSDSRGREVILAVLHPGNYVGEMSLIDNEPHSATVRAEVQTDMLILGRAEFARCLPENSSLSYAIMRGLVQRLRSADRQIESLALLDVYGRVARSLLDMAEDDGDVKIIRNKVSRQDMAKIVGASREMVSRVMKDLEDRGMVETQENGSVIIKERLTG
- the lolA gene encoding outer membrane lipoprotein chaperone LolA, producing MKKILVSTLLMVAAVAAHAQSTVDTLKEFVRDVKTGRAEFTQTVTSPDGAKKKTSSGKFEFSRPNRFRFTYLKPFEQLIVADGQKVWIYDADLNQASSRKFSQALGSTPAALLAGGSLEKDFDLAAQPSKDGLDWVEATPKAKDGSFKSVRVGFKGKTLSAIEVVDAFNQRSLLQFSQFVANEPIKAETFVFTVPKGADVIEQ
- the rpmB gene encoding 50S ribosomal protein L28, encoding MARVCQVTGKGPMVGNNVSHANNKTKRRFLPNLQYRRFWLENENRWVRLRISNAALRLIDKVGIEQVVADLRARGEI
- the rpmG gene encoding 50S ribosomal protein L33 — translated: MAKGGREKIKLESSAGTGHFYTTDKNKKTTPEKIEIMKFDPKARKHVMYKETKLK